From Actinopolyspora lacussalsi, a single genomic window includes:
- a CDS encoding cellulose synthase/poly-beta-1,6-N-acetylglucosamine synthase-like glycosyltransferase (product_source=COG1215; cath_funfam=3.90.550.10; cog=COG1215; pfam=PF13641; superfamily=53448; transmembrane_helix_parts=Outside_1_3,TMhelix_4_26,Inside_27_321,TMhelix_322_356,Outside_357_375,TMhelix_376_398,Inside_399_404,TMhelix_405_427,Outside_428_470) — protein MIPWWLVAVLIFGANFVLWGSMGLLRMITTSCAASYDRVARRIRPPFSRRGSGCFPGDVDLGRRRGAGGEPPFGTDRVAVLMAAHNEELVINDSLESVTELVPRDNVYVVSDGSTDRTVELAERAGVNVISTWSNVGKAGALQQAIERFRLVEHYPAVLLLDADTRLDRNYFRAALPLFGDPRVAAVAGFVRTDWDRGGLSPLGRLLVSHRQRIYALSQYLLKFGQTWLRCNATHIVPGFASMYRTEVLPHIEMNPPGLVIEDFNMTFEVYQKRLGKVGFTPAAVAVTQDPDNLRDYVRQTKRWALGLWQTVRRHRPRTNLFTCMLLLLLTELLTSGLLMVVLPLVLLLLLLPLFFPGTADLAVLGPLHDAVSSYVSLSSLLLGVVIVDLSLTLLVALALRKPRFLVFGAFFLFLRILDAALSLYTLPLAWLTRSSGRWRSPGRRAPAPSPVEPTSSVGADVTTSSGSGA, from the coding sequence TTGATTCCGTGGTGGCTTGTGGCCGTGCTGATTTTCGGGGCGAATTTCGTGCTCTGGGGAAGTATGGGACTGCTCCGGATGATCACTACGAGTTGCGCCGCGTCTTACGACCGCGTGGCACGCCGGATCCGCCCACCGTTCTCGCGCCGCGGCTCCGGTTGCTTTCCCGGTGACGTCGACCTCGGACGGAGACGGGGTGCCGGTGGCGAGCCCCCCTTCGGCACCGATCGGGTGGCAGTGCTCATGGCCGCCCACAACGAGGAGCTCGTGATCAACGACAGTTTGGAGTCGGTGACCGAACTCGTGCCACGCGACAACGTGTACGTGGTTTCGGACGGGTCCACGGACCGAACCGTCGAACTCGCCGAACGGGCGGGCGTGAACGTGATCAGCACCTGGAGCAACGTGGGGAAGGCGGGCGCGCTGCAGCAGGCGATCGAGCGGTTCCGCCTCGTCGAACACTATCCGGCCGTGCTGCTGCTGGACGCCGACACCCGGCTCGACAGGAACTACTTCCGGGCGGCCCTGCCGTTGTTCGGTGATCCGCGGGTCGCCGCGGTCGCCGGCTTCGTACGCACCGACTGGGACCGCGGCGGGCTCTCTCCATTGGGCAGGTTGCTGGTGTCCCACCGGCAGCGGATCTACGCGCTGAGCCAGTACCTGCTCAAGTTCGGTCAGACCTGGCTGCGGTGCAACGCCACACACATCGTTCCCGGCTTCGCCAGTATGTACCGCACCGAGGTGTTGCCCCACATCGAGATGAATCCACCCGGTCTGGTCATCGAGGACTTCAACATGACCTTCGAGGTGTATCAGAAACGGCTCGGCAAGGTCGGTTTCACGCCCGCCGCGGTGGCAGTGACACAGGATCCGGACAACCTTCGCGACTACGTCCGGCAGACCAAGCGCTGGGCGCTGGGACTGTGGCAGACCGTACGCCGACATCGCCCCAGGACCAATCTGTTCACCTGCATGCTGTTGCTGCTGTTGACCGAACTGCTAACCAGCGGTCTGCTGATGGTCGTGCTGCCGCTCGTCCTCCTGCTGCTGCTGTTGCCGCTGTTCTTCCCCGGCACGGCCGATCTCGCCGTGCTGGGACCACTGCACGACGCGGTGTCGAGCTACGTCAGCCTGTCCTCGTTGCTGCTGGGCGTGGTGATAGTGGACCTGTCCCTGACCCTGCTGGTGGCTCTGGCGCTTCGCAAACCACGATTTCTCGTGTTCGGCGCCTTCTTCCTGTTCCTGCGGATACTGGATGCCGCCCTGTCGCTGTACACCCTCCCGCTGGCATG